The segment CTCCCCCGGCGAGCTGCTGACCCCGCGTCGGTCGGCCCGGGTGGCGGCCGTCGCCGAGAACGCCGGGTTCACCCTGGTCACCCTGGAGGACTCGATCCTGCCGCCGGGTTCCGGTGCCGATCCGGTGGGACGGATCGGCGCGGTGGAACGGGCCGCGTTCGTGGCCGCGTCGACGAGCGTCCTCGGGGTGGCGCCGGTTCTGGCGACCACCTACGCCGAGCCGTTCCACGTCTCCTCGCAGCTCGCCTCGCTCGACCATGTCTCGGCCGGCCGGGCCGGCTGGGTGGTGGGAGTCGAGGAGGACCCCGCCGCCGCCCGCGCGTGGGGGCGGCCACCCGTCGAAGGAGCCGACGCGCTGGCCCGCGAGGCCCGCGACGGTCTCCGGGTCGTACGGGACCTGTGGGACTCCTGGGAGGACGACGCGGTGATCCGGTCGGTGGCGACCAGCCGCTATCTGGACCGGTCGCGGCTCCATTCCATCGACTTCACCGGTGAGACGTACTCCGTGAAGGGCCCGTCGATCGTGCCGCGCCCGCCGCAGGGGCGGCCCGTGGTCCTCGCCCGCCACGGGACCGTACCGGCCGAGCTGACCGATGTGGCGCTGGTCGGCGGTACCACCGCCACCGAGGCCGGCGACGCCGCCGCTGCCGCGCGGTCCGACGGCGGTCCGCCGCTCGCCTTCGCCGAGATCGAAGTGGCCCTCGACACCCCGGGCGGGACGGCGCGGGAGCGGATCGCCGACCTGGAGCGGTACGCCCCGTGGACGGCCCGCCCGGACCGGCTGCGCTACACCGGTCCCGCGTCGGGACTGGTGTCCCTGCTCGCCGAGTTGAGCGGCCGCGTCGACGGGGTGCGGCTGCGTCCCCTCGTCCTCGACGAGGACCTCGCCGTGCTCTCCCGGCTCGTGCTGCCCGAGCTCTTCCTCCGGCGGATCGCGGCCCGGCCGCTGCCGGGCGCCACCCTGCGTGCCTCCTTGGGCCTCACCCGGCCCCTCAGCCGCTTCACGACGGACATCACCGCCGCGCCCGTACGGGAGGAGACCCGATGACCCGCACCGATCCCACCGATGTCCCCCGCCCGGACGCCCGGCTGCACTTCGGGGTGTTCTTCCAGGGCGTCAACCACTGGACGATCTGGTCGGACCCGTCGAGCGGTTCGCAGATCGCCCCGGCCTCCTTCCTCCGCCTGGCGCGGACCGCCGAACGCGGGCTCTTCGACGCCTTCTTCCTCGGGGACGGTCTGCGGCTGCGCGAGTCGGAGGGCGGCATCCACGAGCTGGACGTCGCCGGCCGGCCCGACTCGATCACCCAGCTGTCGGCGCTGGCCGCCGCGACCGAACGGATCGGCCTCGTCTCGACCTCCAACACCACCTTCAACGAGCCGGGCGACCTCGCCCGTCGGCTCGCCGGTCTGGATCTGCTCTCCGGCGGCCGGGCCGGCTGGAACGTGGTGACCACGCACAATGCCTGGACCGGGGAGAACTTCCGGCGCGGCGGCTTCCTCGACCACGCCGACCGCTATCGGCGCGCCGAGGAGTTCCTGGCCGTGGCGCGCGCCGTGTGGAACGGCTGGGCGGAGGGCGCGGTGGCCGGGTCCGTCGACGCGCGTTCCTGGTCGGTGCCGGACGCGGTGGGACGCGTCCGCGCGAAGGGGACCCAGTTCGACGTCGACCTGGCCCCGACACTGCCGCGCAGCGCCCAGGGACACCCGGTGATCTTCCAGGCGGGGGACTCCGGGGAGGGCCGGGACTTCGCGGCCCGTCACGCGGACGTGGTGTTCTCGGCGCACGGCACGGACTTCGACGACGCGCTCGCCTTCGCCGAGGACATCCGGGGCAGACTGCGGGCGGCCGGCAGGCCCGAGGACGCGCTGAGGATCCTGCCGGGTACGGAGATCGTCATCGGGGCGACCGAGAAGGAGGCGGAGGAGAAGGCCCGCTGGGTCCGCCTCGAACAGGTCACTCCGGCGGTGGCCCTCGGCATCGCGAGCCGCCTGTGGGGCTTCGACCTCTCGGGCCGGGACGCCGACGGGCCGCTGCCCGCCGAGGAGCCCGTGGTCGCCCGGGACACGGGGACGTTCGGGACGCGCTGGGTGGACGATCCCCGGGCGGTGGTGGCCGAGTGGCGGGCGAAGGCCGGGGCCAACGGCTGGTCGCTGCGCGAGACGGTCATCGAGCTCGGTCCGCAGCGCGGCCATGTCGGTACCCCGGCAGGGCTCGCCGAGAAGTTCGCCCGGTTCGTCCGGCACGGGGCCGTCGACGGCTTCAACGTCTCGCCGTATCTGGTTCCGGACGGTCTCGACGACATCGTGGAGCTGCTGGTGCCGGAGCTCCAGGAGCGGGGCGTGTACCGGTCGGCGTACTCGGGCACGACGCTCCGGGAGCATCTGGGGCTCGCCCCGGTGGTGTGACCCCCACGACGGGCGGGCACGCGCGCGTGGAGCCGCGTGCCCGTCCGCCGTACGGCCTCCGGCGGTCAGCCGAGAGGCAGTTCCAGGCGGGACGGTTCGTCCTCCGGGGAGCCGATGACGGTCTGCGTCCAGGTGACGGAGGCGTCGCCGTACAGCGGGTCCTTGCTGTCGACGACCAGCATCAGCCGGTGTCCGGAGGCGATGTCGTACGCGGCGGCCTGGAGGTTCCAGGTGACGGTGGTGTCCTGGTCGGGCGTCAGGCCGTACACGTTGAGCGGCTCATGGCTGATGATCCGGGCCGTGTCGTCCTCGGCGACGTCCAGGAGGTGGGCGTAGAGGCTCGCGGAGGTCGCGGTGGAGCGGACCGTGAGGCGCAGCCGCGGGATGCCCCGGACTCGGCGGCCGGTCCCCGCCTCCCCGTCGGGCGAGACGAGCGGTTCCGTCGTCCAGGCGACCGCGTGACGGCGGTCGATCTTGCGGGTGTCGTAGATCTTGGGGTTGCCCTTCCACTCCGCCTGACCGGTCTTCATGATCTGGTCCATGGCGGTGGCCTCGGTGTCGACGCCCGCGAGGAAGGCGCGCCGCCAGCCGGTCTCCTCCGCTGCGGGCTCCTCGCCTCCGACGGGGACGAGGCGGCCGTCGGTGCCGGCCGCGCCGTCGCCGGTGAGGCCGAACACCTCGGTGCCGCGGGTGACCTCGCTCCAGCCGGGGCTGGTCTCGCGGCGGGCGGGCGTCACGATCCTGTTGTCGCCGGTCGGTTCGCCGGTGTCCGGGTCCAGGACCGGTTCCGTGACGTACGTGAACATCACCTGGTTGCAGACCTCGGGCCAGTCCTCCACCCCGTTGCGCTCGCCCTTGAGGTGGTGGTCGAGCCAGGCGTACGCCTCCGCCATGGGGAGGTTGACCTCACCCGGGGTGGTGGGCGGGCCGAGGAGAGCGGGGCCCTCGGGGGCGGCGTGGTCGCCGATCCACATGTTGAGCCGCTTGGGCACGTCGAGGCCGTTGAAGGTCTCCAGGGTCTGGTTGACCGCGAAGAGGCTCTCGTGCCAGGTGTTGGAGAAGAAGGTGGGCGTGCCGTTGTCGTTGGTGAGCGTGAGGTACGACTCGGGGGCGCGCAGCCGGCCCCAGTCGACGACGTCGGGTTCCAGGTTCCGGTCGGCCTGGAAGTCGGCGAGGATCCGCTGGTTCTCCTCGTCGAACTTGTTCTCCGGCAGCCCGCCGGTGAGGGCCAGGAGGGCCTTCACCGCCGCGAGGTGGCGCGTCTTGTTGTCGTACAGGCTGGTCGCGAGGTTGCCCCAGGTGCTGAGGGCGACGACGGCGGCGACCCGGTCGTCGTGGGCGGCGACGAGCTGGCTGATGCCGGAGCCGTAGGACTCTCCCATGAAGCCGACGACGCTCGGGGCGAAGTGGTCGACGGCGAAGTCGATGACGGCGGATCCGTCGGCCCAGTCGTGGGGTCCGGCGACGTCGATGAGGCCGCTGGAGGTGGAGGGCAGGCCGGGGATGCCGAGCCCTCGGGGGGTGTAGGCGAGGACGTGGTAGCCCTTGCGGGCGAGGACGAGGTACGACCAGAGGAACAGCGGCCAGCCGAAGGGGGTCCAGCCCGCCGGGACGACGACGAGCGGGTGCGGGCCGGGGCCGAGCTGCCGGAGGCTGAAGGCGGAGAGGCGGACGTGCTCCGTGGACCCCTCGCTCTCCGCGGCCCCTTCGATGCGGTGGTAGGCGGGCAGCGCCAGGCCGCGCACCTCCTCGACGACCGCTGCGAGTTCGGCGGGGAGCAGCGCGTCGGCACCGTCGGTGCCGTCCGGACTGTCGGTCGTCTCCCTCAGGAGTGCGTTGGCGAGGGTCTGGCCGAGCCGGACGGCGCCTGGGTCCACCGTTCCGTCGGCGGCCCAGAGGCCGCGTCCGGTGATCCGGGAGGTCTCGGCGGCGGTCAGGGCCGCCGTGACGTCCGGGAAACCGGGGAAGTGTTCGGACGAGCCGGTGGTGAAGGGGTTCTCCTGGGGCACGTGCACCCGTTCCTCTCGACTGGACTGGTGACCGTCCGCATGCGGACGGTCACCACCCTCACCCACGCGGGGCGGGGCGACCAGAGCGCACGAACAGCGCACGCGTCACACAACCGGGCGGGAACGACACAAGCCGCCCCGAACTCGATGTTTGGGGACGACGGGGACGGTTCCGGTTCAGCGTGCTTCGGGAGGAAACACCACGAGCAGGGCGGCGACGTCGTCGTCGAGGCTGTCGGCGCCGTAGTGGACGAGGTCCTTGTGGAGGAGTGCCGGCAGCTCCTTGGCCGGTTCCCGTGCCCAGCCGCGCAGGCGCAGTTCGAGCGGGTAGAAGGTGCCGGCCCTGTCGCGGGTCTCGCTGACGCCGTCGGTGTAGAGGAGCAGCCGGTCCCCGGGGCCGAAGGCCACCTCCTCGATGCGGTGGCGGGAGTCGGCCAGGCCCGCGAGGTTGACGGGCAGTGAGGGGTCGGCGAAGTGCACGGACTCGACCTCGCTGCCGCGCTGGAGCAGCGGGGCGGGGTGGCCGCAGCTGAGGAGCCGTGCGATGTCCTCGCCGTCGGGGAGTTCCACCAGGACGACCGTGGCGAAGCGTTCGGCGGCGTCGGAGTCGGGGTCCCAGGCTCCGTAGCGGGCGAGGCCCTCGTCGAGCCGGTCGGCGAGGACGGCCAGGTCGGGGGCGTCGTTGACGGCGGCGCGGAAGGAGCCGAGCAGCACGGAGGCGGTCTCGACGGCGCCGAGGCCCTTGCCCTGGACGTCGCCGAGCATGATCCGCACGGCGCCGGGGACCCGTACGGCCTCGTAGAAGTCACCGCCGATCCTGGCCTTCGCGGCGGCGGCCACGTACAGCAGATTCAGGTCGTAGCGGCCGAGGTGGGCGGGGAGCGGGCGCAGCACGACACGCTGCACCACCTCGGCGACGGCGGTGAGTTCCTGCATGTCCTGCTCGTAGCGGGTGCGGACGTGGCTGACCCAGGCCGAGGCGGCGGTGACGCCGGCGATCACGATCAGGTTCGTGACGAGTTCGGGGGTCGCGGGGAACTCACCCCTGATGACGCTGAGCAGCGCCCGGGCGCCGATGGCGAGCAGCCCGATGCCGATCGTCCCGCGCACGCTCCAGGTGACGGCGGCGAGCGCGGGCGCGGCGACGAGCAGCCGGTCGAAACGATCCCGGTCGGGGGTGAACAGATCCGCGACGAACGCCACGACCAGGACCAGGAACGGCAGCGCGCGACCGAGGTTGAACTGGGTGCGCGCCGGTGCGTCGGGACGGCCCCGCTGACCTGCTGGCATTTCATGATCGTACGCACGCGCCGCGTCCGGTCCGGGGTGGCGTCGGTCCTCGGCGTGTCCGCGGCCGGTCCGTGCCGCCGGGCAGGGCGAGCGCGGCCGGGACGGCGAGAGCGGCGATCACGGCGAGGGCCGGGAGGGCGGCACCACGGACCGGTACGAAGCCGCCGTGCGGCACGAGGGCGAGCAGAAGGGTCGCGGCGGCGACGCCGAGCGCCGGGCCGATGTTCATCGCGGTCTGCTGGAGACCGCCGGCGACCCCCGCGTGGGCCTCGGGCGCGCGGTGCACGACGACCGAGGTCGCGGTGACCATCAGGGTGACGAACCCGGCGCCCAGGAGTGCGGCGCTGATCCCGACGACGGTGGCTCCGGCCGTGGCGTCGAGCCGGGAGAGGAGCAGTACGCCGAGGGTGAGCAGGACCGCGCCGGCGGTCGCCGTACTCCGGGGGCCGAACCGGCGCTGGAGCGGTGGGCAGAGCGGTGCGCCGAGCACCATGAGGACGGCGAGCGGGAGGACGCGCAGGGCACAGTCGAGGGGGTCGAGTCCCTGGACGTCCTGGAGGAAGTAGGTGGCCACGAAGAGCGAGCCGAAGAGCGCGGCGGAGGCGGCGAGCAGGACGGCGAGGCCGGCGACGACGGGCACGCTCCGGAGCAGCTCCGGGGGCAGGAGGGGGCGCGCGACGCGACGCTCGTGGCGGGCGAAGGCGAACCCGACGGCGACGGCCCCGGCGACGGCGAGCAGGCCGGTGGGGGCGCCGCCGGGACGGGCGGCCTCGACGAGCCCGTGGACGAGCAGCCCCAGCGTGACGGCGAGCAGCAGAGCACCGGCGGGGTCGAGCGCGGAGAGGCCGGTGGCGGCGGGCCGCGGGGCGGGACCCGCTCCGCGGGAAGGACTGGGCTCGGTGTGCTGCAGGTGGGGACCCGCTCCGCGGGAAGCGCTCGGCTCGGTGGGTCGTTCGCGGGTGGCCAGGGCGAGCAGGCCGATCGCGAGGGTCGGGGGGACGCCGAGGAGGAAGACCGAGCGCCAGCCGTACGCGGAGACCAGCGCGCCTCCGACGAGCGGGCCCGCCGCGGCCGCGAGACCGATGGCGGCGGTGCGCACGGCGATGGGGGTGCCGAGCCGCTCCGGCGGGAAGGCGGTCCGGAGCATGCCGAGCGTGGCGGGCTGGAGGAGCGCCCCGAACACTCCCTGGAGCACCCGGAGCACGATCACGGTGCCGATGCCGGGGGCCAGGGCGATTCCGGTGGAGGCGGCCGCGAAGCCGAGTGCGCCGACGGCGAAGACCCGGCGGTGGCCGTAGCGGTCGCCGAGCCGTCCGGCGAAGACCAGGAGGCTCGCGACGGCGACGAGGTATCCGGTGCTGGTCCACTGGACCTGGTCCACATCGGCGTGCAGATCGCGCTGCAGGGCGGGCTGGGCGACGGTGAGGACGGTGCCGTCGAGGGCGACGACGGCGGCGCCGACGACGCTGCACGCGAGGACGGGGGCGCGGCGCGCGGTCACGGGGCCTGCCTTGCGGGACCGAGGTGCGCGTCGAGGGCGGCCGCCAGGAGCGGGGCGGGGTCGTCGCCGCCGGTCGCGAGCCGGAGGCTGCCCCAGTGCCAGAGCTGGGCGATGCCGTGGAGGTTGGCCCAGAGCGCGCCGGCGAGGACGGTGGGGTCGGCGGCGCTGGGGCGGACGCGGGCGACGAGTTCGGTGAGGCGGGCGAAGAGCGGCAGGCTCGTCTCCCGGAGTCCGAGGCTGCCGCTCTCCAGCAGGTCGTGTCGGAACATCAGCTCGTACATGCCACGTCGGGTGCCGGCGTAGTCGAGGTAGACGCGGGCGAGGACCGCGATCCGTTCGCGCGGCGCGGCCGTCTCCCGGTCCTCGGCGGTGACGCGGGCGGCCAGTTCGGTGAAGCCCTGGCGGGCGATGGCCGACAGGAGTTCGAGGTGGGTCGGGAAGTAGCGGCGGGGGGCGCCGTGGGAGACGCCGGCGCGGCGGGCGATCTCGCGCAGCGAGAGGGCCTGGGCGCCTTCGGCGTTCACGAGCTCGACGCCGACGCGGACGAGCCGCTCGCGCAGCCCGCCGTCGCTCCGGTCGCCGCCGTCGCTCGCGGGTATCTGGTGATCTTCGGTTTCCTCACGCATAGACAGTGTCTACCAAGATCGAGTAGGCATTGTCTACTCGATCACGCGCAGACCCTGCCCCCTCACCCTCGCGCCCCGGCCCGCTACACTGAGGAACAGCGAAGGGGAGTAGCCCTGCAAATCGGTCGTCGACATACTGGAGCCCTCGGGTTCCCGGTGACCGGGTCCGCGTTCGACGCGGACGGGCGAGACCTTCGGCCAGGCATCAACCGCGTCCGCGCTTCCGTGGGCGTGGTCCGTCATGCCGGGCCGAGTGGTCCTCCCGTCGCCCACCGAGGTGTCGTGCCGAGTCCACAGGCCCGGACCGAGCAGAGAGCCCCGGTATGCACCTCGACCCCTTGGCGATCCTCACCGCCTTCGGGCTGATCTTCCTCGCCGAGCTTCCCGACAAGACGATGTTCGCGTCCCTCGCCATGGGCACACGGATGCGTCCTCTCTACGTATGGATCGGCACCTCGACCGCCTTCCTCGCGCATGTCGCCATCGCGGTCGGCGCCGGCAGCCTGCTCGGGCTGCTCCCGGGCTGGTCGGTGAAGCTCGTCTCCGCCCTGCTGTTCGGTTTCGGTGCGTTCATGCTGCTGCGCGGCGGGGGCGACGACGACGAGGCCGACGAGGGCGGCAGGACCGTCACCGGCTTCCTGCCCGTCTTCTCGACGGCCTTCATGGCCGTGTTCATCAGCGAGTGGGGCGACCTCACCCAGATCACCACCGCCAACCTGGCCGCCACGAACGGCACCTGGTCGACGGCGATCGGCTCCCTCGCCGCCCTGATGAGCGTCTCCGCGCTCGCCCTGGTCGCGGGCCGCTTCATCGCGAAGCGCGTTCC is part of the Streptomyces sp. NBC_00250 genome and harbors:
- a CDS encoding MFS transporter: MTARRAPVLACSVVGAAVVALDGTVLTVAQPALQRDLHADVDQVQWTSTGYLVAVASLLVFAGRLGDRYGHRRVFAVGALGFAAASTGIALAPGIGTVIVLRVLQGVFGALLQPATLGMLRTAFPPERLGTPIAVRTAAIGLAAAAGPLVGGALVSAYGWRSVFLLGVPPTLAIGLLALATRERPTEPSASRGAGPHLQHTEPSPSRGAGPAPRPAATGLSALDPAGALLLAVTLGLLVHGLVEAARPGGAPTGLLAVAGAVAVGFAFARHERRVARPLLPPELLRSVPVVAGLAVLLAASAALFGSLFVATYFLQDVQGLDPLDCALRVLPLAVLMVLGAPLCPPLQRRFGPRSTATAGAVLLTLGVLLLSRLDATAGATVVGISAALLGAGFVTLMVTATSVVVHRAPEAHAGVAGGLQQTAMNIGPALGVAAATLLLALVPHGGFVPVRGAALPALAVIAALAVPAALALPGGTDRPRTRRGPTPPRTGRGACVRS
- a CDS encoding TMEM165/GDT1 family protein; protein product: MHLDPLAILTAFGLIFLAELPDKTMFASLAMGTRMRPLYVWIGTSTAFLAHVAIAVGAGSLLGLLPGWSVKLVSALLFGFGAFMLLRGGGDDDEADEGGRTVTGFLPVFSTAFMAVFISEWGDLTQITTANLAATNGTWSTAIGSLAALMSVSALALVAGRFIAKRVPLKTVQRIGGICMAGLAIWSLTEVFTG
- a CDS encoding CocE/NonD family hydrolase; the encoded protein is MPQENPFTTGSSEHFPGFPDVTAALTAAETSRITGRGLWAADGTVDPGAVRLGQTLANALLRETTDSPDGTDGADALLPAELAAVVEEVRGLALPAYHRIEGAAESEGSTEHVRLSAFSLRQLGPGPHPLVVVPAGWTPFGWPLFLWSYLVLARKGYHVLAYTPRGLGIPGLPSTSSGLIDVAGPHDWADGSAVIDFAVDHFAPSVVGFMGESYGSGISQLVAAHDDRVAAVVALSTWGNLATSLYDNKTRHLAAVKALLALTGGLPENKFDEENQRILADFQADRNLEPDVVDWGRLRAPESYLTLTNDNGTPTFFSNTWHESLFAVNQTLETFNGLDVPKRLNMWIGDHAAPEGPALLGPPTTPGEVNLPMAEAYAWLDHHLKGERNGVEDWPEVCNQVMFTYVTEPVLDPDTGEPTGDNRIVTPARRETSPGWSEVTRGTEVFGLTGDGAAGTDGRLVPVGGEEPAAEETGWRRAFLAGVDTEATAMDQIMKTGQAEWKGNPKIYDTRKIDRRHAVAWTTEPLVSPDGEAGTGRRVRGIPRLRLTVRSTATSASLYAHLLDVAEDDTARIISHEPLNVYGLTPDQDTTVTWNLQAAAYDIASGHRLMLVVDSKDPLYGDASVTWTQTVIGSPEDEPSRLELPLG
- a CDS encoding NtaA/DmoA family FMN-dependent monooxygenase (This protein belongs to a clade of FMN-dependent monooxygenases, within a broader family of flavin-dependent oxidoreductases, the luciferase-like monooxygenase (LMM) family, some of whose members use coenzyme F420 rather than FMN.) is translated as MTRTDPTDVPRPDARLHFGVFFQGVNHWTIWSDPSSGSQIAPASFLRLARTAERGLFDAFFLGDGLRLRESEGGIHELDVAGRPDSITQLSALAAATERIGLVSTSNTTFNEPGDLARRLAGLDLLSGGRAGWNVVTTHNAWTGENFRRGGFLDHADRYRRAEEFLAVARAVWNGWAEGAVAGSVDARSWSVPDAVGRVRAKGTQFDVDLAPTLPRSAQGHPVIFQAGDSGEGRDFAARHADVVFSAHGTDFDDALAFAEDIRGRLRAAGRPEDALRILPGTEIVIGATEKEAEEKARWVRLEQVTPAVALGIASRLWGFDLSGRDADGPLPAEEPVVARDTGTFGTRWVDDPRAVVAEWRAKAGANGWSLRETVIELGPQRGHVGTPAGLAEKFARFVRHGAVDGFNVSPYLVPDGLDDIVELLVPELQERGVYRSAYSGTTLREHLGLAPVV
- a CDS encoding LLM class flavin-dependent oxidoreductase, translating into MPRTALRLAVEIDGDGAHPAAWRRAAHSPGELLTPRRSARVAAVAENAGFTLVTLEDSILPPGSGADPVGRIGAVERAAFVAASTSVLGVAPVLATTYAEPFHVSSQLASLDHVSAGRAGWVVGVEEDPAAARAWGRPPVEGADALAREARDGLRVVRDLWDSWEDDAVIRSVATSRYLDRSRLHSIDFTGETYSVKGPSIVPRPPQGRPVVLARHGTVPAELTDVALVGGTTATEAGDAAAAARSDGGPPLAFAEIEVALDTPGGTARERIADLERYAPWTARPDRLRYTGPASGLVSLLAELSGRVDGVRLRPLVLDEDLAVLSRLVLPELFLRRIAARPLPGATLRASLGLTRPLSRFTTDITAAPVREETR
- a CDS encoding TetR/AcrR family transcriptional regulator, which codes for MREETEDHQIPASDGGDRSDGGLRERLVRVGVELVNAEGAQALSLREIARRAGVSHGAPRRYFPTHLELLSAIARQGFTELAARVTAEDRETAAPRERIAVLARVYLDYAGTRRGMYELMFRHDLLESGSLGLRETSLPLFARLTELVARVRPSAADPTVLAGALWANLHGIAQLWHWGSLRLATGGDDPAPLLAAALDAHLGPARQAP
- a CDS encoding PP2C family protein-serine/threonine phosphatase, encoding MPAGQRGRPDAPARTQFNLGRALPFLVLVVAFVADLFTPDRDRFDRLLVAAPALAAVTWSVRGTIGIGLLAIGARALLSVIRGEFPATPELVTNLIVIAGVTAASAWVSHVRTRYEQDMQELTAVAEVVQRVVLRPLPAHLGRYDLNLLYVAAAAKARIGGDFYEAVRVPGAVRIMLGDVQGKGLGAVETASVLLGSFRAAVNDAPDLAVLADRLDEGLARYGAWDPDSDAAERFATVVLVELPDGEDIARLLSCGHPAPLLQRGSEVESVHFADPSLPVNLAGLADSRHRIEEVAFGPGDRLLLYTDGVSETRDRAGTFYPLELRLRGWAREPAKELPALLHKDLVHYGADSLDDDVAALLVVFPPEAR